A single genomic interval of Homo sapiens chromosome 7, GRCh38.p14 Primary Assembly harbors:
- the PRRT4 gene encoding proline-rich transmembrane protein 4 isoform 1 precursor (isoform 1 precursor is encoded by transcript variant 3) produces MARHGCLGLGLFCCVLFAATVGPQPTPSIPGAPATTLTPVPQSEASMLSLNLGLNFKFHLRGPAAVWGSPVTETQPLSLGPGQEPGEEVASGLRTDPLWELLVGSSGNSLTEWGSTEGGSKPRASSLLPESTSRRSGPSDGPTAPYQPRRSTVTWDTALMVTALPSSAPRPHQSELELKFDMALRAGAAPTLGHRTLPLLPSLRASLAEIAGRLGPFGFFGTTLSPLRNFSGLSPPGETTSTSSASGVSGSLGFLGTTLSLPPYSLERKLSSPSPLDPAASLSFASIATTSLDPTVPISGPDDLSPPASLGNPSGQPECGPGSCSVGELPEREGQPPEAPRPLFFLTLEADWAEARARWGLAWEAHVYGVGALFGLVALLALLALALLPWRCPPGAPCLALLDLLLLSAGTTRAFPLFYDAYGHRDRLPALAWLLLQDLPLPCLAAGLGLACLLLARPRPPRCPTGLAALLLLGLGLAAAAALGSAAHRPLRPLRLASRGLHAFLAAFLSGLLLALSCWGGRRRRAGAPLGGSGFKGATPLPQGRSPFAPRESWRRAARTAPVAGTFGLLSGALQGYEVLHALGYGGQSGLEGPWPWWAFQLGLRLGEVGVALPLALLGLYPALCSPRVPPRCWAKLFRLSPGHAAPLLPGGWVTGPPDKEPLGSAIARGDAELLQLCALAGPGPDLLLQGGGCRGFEGAAANPAPSPASSPCSDYTVDFRPPSPINLRRSIEEALCSEALLAPGLFQGPAFEDALPGLGLYRTASLGTGGRASERSGEASGPAAPPELPSPGAWPAGSSVSSGSFCGLSRDSSSMLLCSSPDRPPRCPLVCVLSPPRPSGSSPSLPASGSYQALSPPSRDSPEPASELQAEEALLQEQFLDACRQIDELSVGSDTIDL; encoded by the exons ATGGCCAGGCATGGCTGTCTAGGGCTGGGACTGTTCTGCTGCGTCCTGTTTGCTGCTACTGTGGGCCCCCAGCCCACCCCCTCCATCCCAGGTGCCCCTGCCACCACTTTGACCCCCGTACCTCAAAGTGAGGCCTCTATGCTGTCTCTCAACCTGGGACTTAACTTCAAATTCCATCTTCGGGGACCTGCTGCTGTCTGGGGGAGCCCAGTCACAGAGACCCAGCCACTCTCTCTTGGGCCAGGCCAGGAGCCAGGGGAAGAGGTGGCCAGTGGGCTGAGGACTGACCCCCTTTGGGAATTGCTGGTGGGCTCCTCAGGGAACTCTCTCACTGAGTGGGGCTCCACCGAAGGTGGCTCAAAGCCCCGGGCCTCCTCCCTGCTTCCGGAGTCCACATCCCGGCGCTCTGGGCCCAGCGATGGGCCCACTGCCCCCTATCAGCCCAGGAGGAGCACTGTGACCTGGGACACTGCTCTGATGGTGACAGCACTTCCATCCAGTGCTCCCAGGCCCCACCAGAGCGAGCTGGAGCTGAAGTTTGACATGGCACTGAGAGCAGGTGCAGCCCCCACGCTTGGGCATCGAACGCTGCCCCTGCTGCCCAGCCTGCGGGCCAGCCTGGCAGAGATTGCTGGGCGCCTGGGACCCTTTG GATTCTTTGGCACTACTCTGTCCCCACTCCGGAACTTCTCCGGCCTGAGCCCCCCAGGTGAAACTACATCCACAAGCTCTGCCTCTGGAGTTTCGGGTTCTCTGG GGTTCCTTGGTACCACTCTGTCCCTGCCCCCATACTCCCTGGAGAGGAAGCTCTCCAGCCCAAGTCCTCTGGACCCAGCTGCTTCCCTAAGTTTTGCCTCGATTGCAACAACATCATTAG ACCCCACAGTCCCCATCTCTGGCCCAGATGACCTCTCTCCTCCCGCCAGCCTCGGGAACCCTTCGGGGCAGCCAGAGTGTGGGCCAGGGTCCTGCAgcgtgggagaattgcctgaacgcGAGGGGCAGCCTCCCGAGGCGCCGAGGCCCCTCTTTTTCCTGACCCTGGAGGCCGactgggcagaggccagggctcGCTGGGGGCTGGCCTGGGAGGCCCACGTGTACGGGGTAGGCGCGCTCTTCGGCCTGGTTGCCTTGCTGGCGCTGCTGGCTCTGGCCCTCTTGCCCTGGCGGTGCCCGCCCGGCGCCCCCTGCCTGGCGCTGCTGGACCTGCTGCTGCTGTCGGCCGGGACCACGCGGGCCTTCCCGCTCTTCTACGACGCCTATGGGCACAGGGATCGACTGCCCGCGCTCGCCTGGCTGCTGCTGCAGGACCTTCCGCTGCCCTGCTTGGCTGCCGGCCTGGGGCTGGCCTGCCTGCTGCTGGCCCGGCCGCGCCCGCCGCGGTGCCCCACCGGCCTGGCTGCGCTGCTgctcctggggctggggctggcggCCGCCGCCGCCCTCGGGAGCGCCGCGCATCGCCCGCTGCGGCCCCTGCGGCTCGCCTCGCGCGGGCTGCACGCCTTTCTCGCCGCTTTCCTTTCCGGGCTGCTGCTGGCGCTCTCCTGCtggggcgggcggcggcggcgggccgGGGCGCCCCTGGGAGGGTCGGGCTTCAAGGGCGCCACACCCCTGCCGCAGGGGCGCAGCCCCTTCGCCCCTCGGGAGTCCTGGCGGCGCGCGGCGCGCACGGCCCCGGTGGCGGGCACCTTCGGGCTGCTGAGCGGAGCCCTGCAGGGCTATGAGGTGCTGCACGCCCTGGGCTACGGCGGCCAATCCGGCCTGGAAGGGCCCTGGCCCTGGTGGGCCTTCCAGCTAGGCCTGCGCCTGGGCGAGGTGGGCGTCGCGCTCCCGTTGGCGCTGCTGGGCCTCTACCCGGCGCTCTGCAGTCCTCGCGTGCCGCCGCGCTGCTGGGCCAAGCTCTTCCGCTTGTCCCCGGGCCACGCGGCTCCGCTGCTGCCGGGAGGCTGGGTCACTGGGCCCCCAGACAAGGAGCCCCTGGGGAGCGCCATCGCTCGCGGGGACGCGGAGCTGCTGCAGCTGTGCGCGCTGGCAGGGCCAGGCCCAGACCTCCTACTCCAGGGCGGAGGTTGCCGGGGCTTCGAAGGCGCGGCGGCCAACCCGGCCCCGTCCCCGGCTTCCTCTCCCTGCAGCGATTACACCGTGGACTTCCGCCCGCCCTCCCCAATCAACCTGCGACGCAGCATCGAGGAGGCCCTCTGCAGCGAGGCCCTGCTtgcgcctggcctcttccagGGCCCTGCCTTCGAGGACGCTCTGCCTGGGCTCGGACTCTACCGCACCGCCTCGCTGGGGACCGGGGGCAGGGCCAGTGAGAGATCAGGGGAGGCCTCTGGCCCCGCTGCGCCCCCGGAGCTCCCCTCCCCTGGGGCTTGGCCCGCAGGCAGCAGCGTCTCATCTGGCTCGTTCTGCGGACTCTCGCGGGACAGCTCGTCCATGCTGCTGTGTTCCAGCCCCGACAGGCCCCCGCGCTGCCCTCTGGTCTGCGTCCTCAGTCCCCCGCGGCCCTCAGGAagcagccccagcctcccggCCTCAGGATCCTACCAGGCCCTGTCCCCACCCTCTCGCGACTCCCCAGAGCCTGCTTCTGAGCTGCAGGCCGAGGAGGCCTTGCTGCAGGAGCAGTTCCTGGACGCCTGCCGACAGATCGACGAGCTGAGCGTGGGCAGCGACACCATAGACCTGTGA
- the PRRT4 gene encoding proline-rich transmembrane protein 4 isoform X1 has protein sequence MARHGCLGLGLFCCVLFAATVGPQPTPSIPGAPATTLTPVPQSEASMLSLNLGLNFKFHLRGPAAVWGSPVTETQPLSLGPGQEPGEEVASGLRTDPLWELLVGSSGNSLTEWGSTEGGSKPRASSLLPESTSRRSGPSDGPTAPYQPRRSTVTWDTALMVTALPSSAPRPHQSELELKFDMALRAGAAPTLGHRTLPLLPSLRASLAEIAGRLGPFGFFGTTLSPLRNFSGLSPPGETTSTSSASGVSGSLGFLGTTLSLPPYSLERKLSSPSPLDPAASLSFASIATTSLAITPWTSARPPQSTCDAASRRPSAARPCLRLASSRALPSRTLCLGSDSTAPPRWGPGAGPVRDQGRPLAPLRPRSSPPLGLGPQAAASHLARSADSRGTARPCCCVPAPTGPRAALWSASSVPRGPQEAAPASRPQDPTRPCPHPLATPQSLLLSCRPRRPCCRSSSWTPADRSTS, from the exons ATGGCCAGGCATGGCTGTCTAGGGCTGGGACTGTTCTGCTGCGTCCTGTTTGCTGCTACTGTGGGCCCCCAGCCCACCCCCTCCATCCCAGGTGCCCCTGCCACCACTTTGACCCCCGTACCTCAAAGTGAGGCCTCTATGCTGTCTCTCAACCTGGGACTTAACTTCAAATTCCATCTTCGGGGACCTGCTGCTGTCTGGGGGAGCCCAGTCACAGAGACCCAGCCACTCTCTCTTGGGCCAGGCCAGGAGCCAGGGGAAGAGGTGGCCAGTGGGCTGAGGACTGACCCCCTTTGGGAATTGCTGGTGGGCTCCTCAGGGAACTCTCTCACTGAGTGGGGCTCCACCGAAGGTGGCTCAAAGCCCCGGGCCTCCTCCCTGCTTCCGGAGTCCACATCCCGGCGCTCTGGGCCCAGCGATGGGCCCACTGCCCCCTATCAGCCCAGGAGGAGCACTGTGACCTGGGACACTGCTCTGATGGTGACAGCACTTCCATCCAGTGCTCCCAGGCCCCACCAGAGCGAGCTGGAGCTGAAGTTTGACATGGCACTGAGAGCAGGTGCAGCCCCCACGCTTGGGCATCGAACGCTGCCCCTGCTGCCCAGCCTGCGGGCCAGCCTGGCAGAGATTGCTGGGCGCCTGGGACCCTTTG GATTCTTTGGCACTACTCTGTCCCCACTCCGGAACTTCTCCGGCCTGAGCCCCCCAGGTGAAACTACATCCACAAGCTCTGCCTCTGGAGTTTCGGGTTCTCTGG GGTTCCTTGGTACCACTCTGTCCCTGCCCCCATACTCCCTGGAGAGGAAGCTCTCCAGCCCAAGTCCTCTGGACCCAGCTGCTTCCCTAAGTTTTGCCTCGATTGCAACAACATCATTAG CGATTACACCGTGGACTTCCGCCCGCCCTCCCCAATCAACCTGCGACGCAGCATCGAGGAGGCCCTCTGCAGCGAGGCCCTGCTtgcgcctggcctcttccagGGCCCTGCCTTCGAGGACGCTCTGCCTGGGCTCGGACTCTACCGCACCGCCTCGCTGGGGACCGGGGGCAGGGCCAGTGAGAGATCAGGGGAGGCCTCTGGCCCCGCTGCGCCCCCGGAGCTCCCCTCCCCTGGGGCTTGGCCCGCAGGCAGCAGCGTCTCATCTGGCTCGTTCTGCGGACTCTCGCGGGACAGCTCGTCCATGCTGCTGTGTTCCAGCCCCGACAGGCCCCCGCGCTGCCCTCTGGTCTGCGTCCTCAGTCCCCCGCGGCCCTCAGGAagcagccccagcctcccggCCTCAGGATCCTACCAGGCCCTGTCCCCACCCTCTCGCGACTCCCCAGAGCCTGCTTCTGAGCTGCAGGCCGAGGAGGCCTTGCTGCAGGAGCAGTTCCTGGACGCCTGCCGACAGATCGACGAGCTGA
- the PRRT4 gene encoding proline-rich transmembrane protein 4 isoform X4: MALRAGAAPTLGHRTLPLLPSLRASLAEIAGRLGPFGFFGTTLSPLRNFSGLSPPGETTSTSSASGVSGSLGFLGTTLSLPPYSLERKLSSPSPLDPAASLSFASIATTSLDPTVPISGPDDLSPPASLGNPSGQPECGPGSCSVGELPEREGQPPEAPRPLFFLTLEADWAEARARWGLAWEAHVYGRLHRGLPPALPNQPATQHRGGPLQRGPACAWPLPGPCLRGRSAWARTLPHRLAGDRGQGQ, translated from the exons ATGGCACTGAGAGCAGGTGCAGCCCCCACGCTTGGGCATCGAACGCTGCCCCTGCTGCCCAGCCTGCGGGCCAGCCTGGCAGAGATTGCTGGGCGCCTGGGACCCTTTG GATTCTTTGGCACTACTCTGTCCCCACTCCGGAACTTCTCCGGCCTGAGCCCCCCAGGTGAAACTACATCCACAAGCTCTGCCTCTGGAGTTTCGGGTTCTCTGG GGTTCCTTGGTACCACTCTGTCCCTGCCCCCATACTCCCTGGAGAGGAAGCTCTCCAGCCCAAGTCCTCTGGACCCAGCTGCTTCCCTAAGTTTTGCCTCGATTGCAACAACATCATTAG ACCCCACAGTCCCCATCTCTGGCCCAGATGACCTCTCTCCTCCCGCCAGCCTCGGGAACCCTTCGGGGCAGCCAGAGTGTGGGCCAGGGTCCTGCAgcgtgggagaattgcctgaacgcGAGGGGCAGCCTCCCGAGGCGCCGAGGCCCCTCTTTTTCCTGACCCTGGAGGCCGactgggcagaggccagggctcGCTGGGGGCTGGCCTGGGAGGCCCACGTGTACGGG CGATTACACCGTGGACTTCCGCCCGCCCTCCCCAATCAACCTGCGACGCAGCATCGAGGAGGCCCTCTGCAGCGAGGCCCTGCTtgcgcctggcctcttccagGGCCCTGCCTTCGAGGACGCTCTGCCTGGGCTCGGACTCTACCGCACCGCCTCGCTGGGGACCGGGGGCAGGGCCAGTGA
- the PRRT4 gene encoding proline-rich transmembrane protein 4 isoform X2, which translates to MARHGCLGLGLFCCVLFAATVGPQPTPSIPGAPATTLTPVPQSEASMLSLNLGLNFKFHLRGPAAVWGSPVTETQPLSLGPGQEPGEEVASGLRTDPLWELLVGSSGNSLTEWGSTEGGSKPRASSLLPESTSRRSGPSDGPTAPYQPRRSTVTWDTALMVTALPSSAPRPHQSELELKFDMALRAGAAPTLGHRTLPLLPSLRASLAEIAGRLGPFGFFGTTLSPLRNFSGLSPPGETTSTSSASGVSGSLGFLGTTLSLPPYSLERKLSSPSPLDPAASLSFASIATTSLDPTVPISGPDDLSPPASLGNPSGQPECGPGSCSVGELPEREGQPPEAPRPLFFLTLEADWAEARARWGLAWEAHVYGRLHRGLPPALPNQPATQHRGGPLQRGPACAWPLPGPCLRGRSAWARTLPHRLAGDRGQGQ; encoded by the exons ATGGCCAGGCATGGCTGTCTAGGGCTGGGACTGTTCTGCTGCGTCCTGTTTGCTGCTACTGTGGGCCCCCAGCCCACCCCCTCCATCCCAGGTGCCCCTGCCACCACTTTGACCCCCGTACCTCAAAGTGAGGCCTCTATGCTGTCTCTCAACCTGGGACTTAACTTCAAATTCCATCTTCGGGGACCTGCTGCTGTCTGGGGGAGCCCAGTCACAGAGACCCAGCCACTCTCTCTTGGGCCAGGCCAGGAGCCAGGGGAAGAGGTGGCCAGTGGGCTGAGGACTGACCCCCTTTGGGAATTGCTGGTGGGCTCCTCAGGGAACTCTCTCACTGAGTGGGGCTCCACCGAAGGTGGCTCAAAGCCCCGGGCCTCCTCCCTGCTTCCGGAGTCCACATCCCGGCGCTCTGGGCCCAGCGATGGGCCCACTGCCCCCTATCAGCCCAGGAGGAGCACTGTGACCTGGGACACTGCTCTGATGGTGACAGCACTTCCATCCAGTGCTCCCAGGCCCCACCAGAGCGAGCTGGAGCTGAAGTTTGACATGGCACTGAGAGCAGGTGCAGCCCCCACGCTTGGGCATCGAACGCTGCCCCTGCTGCCCAGCCTGCGGGCCAGCCTGGCAGAGATTGCTGGGCGCCTGGGACCCTTTG GATTCTTTGGCACTACTCTGTCCCCACTCCGGAACTTCTCCGGCCTGAGCCCCCCAGGTGAAACTACATCCACAAGCTCTGCCTCTGGAGTTTCGGGTTCTCTGG GGTTCCTTGGTACCACTCTGTCCCTGCCCCCATACTCCCTGGAGAGGAAGCTCTCCAGCCCAAGTCCTCTGGACCCAGCTGCTTCCCTAAGTTTTGCCTCGATTGCAACAACATCATTAG ACCCCACAGTCCCCATCTCTGGCCCAGATGACCTCTCTCCTCCCGCCAGCCTCGGGAACCCTTCGGGGCAGCCAGAGTGTGGGCCAGGGTCCTGCAgcgtgggagaattgcctgaacgcGAGGGGCAGCCTCCCGAGGCGCCGAGGCCCCTCTTTTTCCTGACCCTGGAGGCCGactgggcagaggccagggctcGCTGGGGGCTGGCCTGGGAGGCCCACGTGTACGGG CGATTACACCGTGGACTTCCGCCCGCCCTCCCCAATCAACCTGCGACGCAGCATCGAGGAGGCCCTCTGCAGCGAGGCCCTGCTtgcgcctggcctcttccagGGCCCTGCCTTCGAGGACGCTCTGCCTGGGCTCGGACTCTACCGCACCGCCTCGCTGGGGACCGGGGGCAGGGCCAGTGA
- the PRRT4 gene encoding proline-rich transmembrane protein 4 isoform X3, which produces MARHGCLGLGLFCCVLFAATVGPQPTPSIPGAPATTLTPVPQSEASMLSLNLGLNFKFHLRGPAAVWGSPVTETQPLSLGPGQEPGEEVASGLRTDPLWELLVGSSGNSLTEWGSTEGGSKPRASSLLPESTSRRSGPSDGPTAPYQPRRSTVTWDTALMVTALPSSAPRPHQSELELKFDMALRAGAAPTLGHRTLPLLPSLRASLAEIAGRLGPFGFFGTTLSPLRNFSGLSPPGETTSTSSASGVSGSLGPRIWATTSTEGVFSLPY; this is translated from the exons ATGGCCAGGCATGGCTGTCTAGGGCTGGGACTGTTCTGCTGCGTCCTGTTTGCTGCTACTGTGGGCCCCCAGCCCACCCCCTCCATCCCAGGTGCCCCTGCCACCACTTTGACCCCCGTACCTCAAAGTGAGGCCTCTATGCTGTCTCTCAACCTGGGACTTAACTTCAAATTCCATCTTCGGGGACCTGCTGCTGTCTGGGGGAGCCCAGTCACAGAGACCCAGCCACTCTCTCTTGGGCCAGGCCAGGAGCCAGGGGAAGAGGTGGCCAGTGGGCTGAGGACTGACCCCCTTTGGGAATTGCTGGTGGGCTCCTCAGGGAACTCTCTCACTGAGTGGGGCTCCACCGAAGGTGGCTCAAAGCCCCGGGCCTCCTCCCTGCTTCCGGAGTCCACATCCCGGCGCTCTGGGCCCAGCGATGGGCCCACTGCCCCCTATCAGCCCAGGAGGAGCACTGTGACCTGGGACACTGCTCTGATGGTGACAGCACTTCCATCCAGTGCTCCCAGGCCCCACCAGAGCGAGCTGGAGCTGAAGTTTGACATGGCACTGAGAGCAGGTGCAGCCCCCACGCTTGGGCATCGAACGCTGCCCCTGCTGCCCAGCCTGCGGGCCAGCCTGGCAGAGATTGCTGGGCGCCTGGGACCCTTTG GATTCTTTGGCACTACTCTGTCCCCACTCCGGAACTTCTCCGGCCTGAGCCCCCCAGGTGAAACTACATCCACAAGCTCTGCCTCTGGAGTTTCGGGTTCTCTGG GCCCTAGGATATGGGCTACTACTTCCACGGAAGGAGTATTCTCTTTGCCATACTGA